A genomic window from Verrucomicrobiota bacterium includes:
- a CDS encoding sulfatase-like hydrolase/transferase: protein MKSFSTLIVTFSLMFCQSVNGVERPNILWLSAEDINAHFGCYGDPHAITPFLDKLSTEGMRYTHAFTTAGVCAPCRSGIITGMYQTSIGTQHMRGHSQMPEEIKPFPTYLRQAGYYCTNNSKEDYQFVTPKGSWDESSGKGHWRNRKDKNQPFFSVFNFTGCHESGIAGTKKYLEVTKNLSPDQRQDPNALTTFPPYYPDTPLAREDWKRNYELITAMDAWAGDLIQQLKDDGLYEKTIIFYWSDHGVGLPRAKRWLYDSGTHIPLIIRIPEQYRVDGQGIPSTVTDRLVSSIDFGATVLNLAGVKLPGYMQGKAFLGNQLEPARDYVYGARDRMDERYDIIRMARDHRYKYIRNYEPLKTFYQYMNTPEQGATMKELRDGHNAGTLRAAADYFFSPTKPVEELYDTKVDPHELNNLADNPAYEATLKRLRKAHLEWVKETRDTGLLAEPILVEREKLVGHRYGILRQTADATLSDRVADVASAASGGMDSLPDLKAAMRDQDAAVRYWGAVGIGNIGLPAREATSLMKEGLKDDSAVVRIASARALGRLGHSELALPILVKELDVGEQWERLHAAIVLDEMDELALSASEAMHAALIPRKELYANGKYVVRVINRALNQLEGTSRQVD, encoded by the coding sequence GGTATGCGCTACACACATGCTTTTACAACCGCTGGAGTCTGTGCCCCGTGTCGAAGTGGGATAATCACCGGTATGTATCAAACCTCTATTGGTACACAACACATGCGTGGCCATTCGCAGATGCCTGAGGAAATTAAACCCTTTCCTACCTACTTGCGTCAGGCCGGCTATTACTGCACGAATAACAGCAAAGAAGATTACCAGTTTGTGACTCCAAAAGGGAGTTGGGACGAATCCAGTGGCAAAGGTCATTGGCGTAATCGAAAAGATAAGAATCAACCATTCTTTTCTGTCTTTAACTTCACTGGTTGTCACGAGAGTGGTATTGCCGGGACAAAAAAATATTTGGAAGTAACCAAGAATCTGAGCCCTGATCAACGCCAGGACCCGAATGCTTTGACCACTTTTCCACCTTACTACCCGGATACTCCGCTTGCCCGCGAAGATTGGAAGCGAAATTACGAGCTGATCACAGCCATGGATGCTTGGGCAGGAGATCTTATTCAGCAATTGAAGGACGACGGACTTTACGAAAAAACCATTATTTTTTACTGGTCCGATCATGGGGTTGGCCTCCCCCGTGCGAAACGCTGGTTATATGATTCGGGTACGCATATCCCGTTAATTATTCGGATCCCGGAACAATACCGGGTAGACGGGCAGGGGATTCCATCAACTGTGACCGATCGCCTGGTGAGCTCTATTGATTTCGGGGCTACTGTTTTGAATTTGGCCGGGGTGAAACTACCCGGGTATATGCAAGGGAAAGCATTTCTAGGGAACCAGTTGGAGCCTGCGCGGGATTATGTTTACGGGGCAAGGGACAGGATGGATGAACGGTACGACATTATCCGTATGGCGCGTGACCATCGCTATAAATACATTCGTAACTACGAGCCATTGAAAACCTTTTATCAATATATGAATACTCCGGAGCAAGGTGCTACTATGAAAGAGCTCCGCGATGGCCACAACGCGGGAACTTTGAGAGCAGCTGCTGATTACTTTTTCTCACCAACCAAACCGGTCGAAGAACTCTATGATACGAAAGTCGATCCACATGAGTTGAACAACCTCGCGGACAATCCAGCTTATGAGGCAACGCTCAAGCGACTTCGCAAAGCACACCTTGAATGGGTGAAAGAAACACGGGACACCGGATTGCTGGCAGAACCCATCCTTGTCGAACGTGAGAAGTTGGTAGGCCATCGTTACGGCATTCTTCGTCAAACAGCGGACGCTACTTTGTCCGACCGCGTAGCTGATGTAGCTTCTGCTGCTTCCGGGGGGATGGATTCATTGCCTGATTTAAAGGCTGCAATGCGGGATCAGGACGCTGCCGTGCGTTATTGGGGTGCTGTAGGAATCGGCAATATTGGACTTCCCGCCCGTGAGGCAACTTCCTTGATGAAGGAGGGACTAAAAGATGATTCTGCGGTTGTTCGCATCGCATCTGCCAGAGCATTAGGAAGGTTGGGGCACTCTGAACTTGCTCTGCCGATTTTAGTAAAAGAATTGGATGTCGGAGAACAATGGGAGCGACTACACGCTGCGATTGTTTTGGACGAGATGGACGAGCTCGCTTTGTCCGCTTCCGAAGCCATGCATGCCGCACTGATTCCCAGAAAAGAATTGTATGCCAATGGGAAATACGTGGTTCGGGTCATTAATCGGGCCTTGAATCAGCTGGAGGGAACGAGTCGTCAGGTAGATTAA
- a CDS encoding dienelactone hydrolase family protein, whose translation MSNLEPITETEIRPIPQEAFDWYDEYAHGFIDRRTFMARLSTLAASGFTMAMLLPALMPDYASAEQVSFTDEAIKARYTTFPSPKGHKEGRGYLVTPAALSGKAPVVLVVHENRGLNPYVEDVARRVAKAGFIAFAPDALHPLGGYPGNDDEGRSMQASMDKEKLEQDFIAAANFIKSHESSTGKLGAVGFCFGGYIVNMLAAELSDKMNAGVPFYGTPAVKEIRKNIKCALLLQFGELDNRVNGTWSEYEADLKANGNDYTAYVYPGANHGFHNDSTGRYDKVNAELAWERTLAFFNKHLT comes from the coding sequence ATGTCCAATTTAGAACCCATAACTGAAACTGAAATTCGCCCCATTCCCCAGGAGGCCTTCGATTGGTATGATGAGTATGCCCATGGTTTTATCGACCGGAGGACGTTTATGGCACGATTGTCTACTTTGGCAGCATCAGGATTTACCATGGCTATGCTTTTACCAGCCCTTATGCCGGACTACGCATCCGCAGAACAGGTCTCTTTTACTGATGAAGCGATCAAGGCTCGATATACTACTTTCCCTTCGCCCAAAGGCCATAAGGAAGGACGAGGCTACCTGGTTACACCGGCGGCATTAAGCGGCAAGGCCCCCGTTGTACTGGTGGTTCATGAAAACCGTGGTTTAAACCCATACGTAGAGGACGTTGCAAGGCGCGTTGCCAAAGCAGGGTTTATTGCTTTTGCACCCGATGCGCTTCATCCTCTTGGAGGCTATCCGGGAAATGATGATGAAGGCCGAAGCATGCAGGCTTCCATGGATAAGGAAAAATTGGAACAGGACTTTATTGCAGCAGCTAACTTTATCAAATCCCACGAATCGAGCACCGGAAAGTTAGGCGCAGTTGGATTCTGCTTTGGGGGCTATATAGTTAATATGCTTGCGGCAGAGCTGTCCGATAAAATGAATGCTGGCGTCCCTTTCTACGGCACTCCGGCGGTCAAAGAGATTCGGAAGAATATCAAATGCGCGCTCCTGTTACAATTTGGGGAATTAGACAATCGGGTAAACGGAACGTGGTCGGAATACGAGGCAGATTTGAAAGCCAACGGAAACGATTACACAGCCTATGTCTATCCGGGTGCGAATCATGGGTTTCACAATGATTCTACCGGACGGTATGATAAGGTAAACGCAGAGCTGGCTTGGGAGCGCACCTTGGCGTTTTTCAATAAGCATCTAACTTAA